DNA sequence from the Streptomyces canus genome:
CGTGGCCGCACTGGCCGCGCTGCGCGGCCAGATCACGCCCAAGGAGGTCCAGAAGCTGGTCCGCAAGCACGAGCGGCGGGCCCGTGCAGGACGCCTTGCCAAGGCGCTGGCGGTCGTGGGTGTCGTGGCGGGCGGCGCCTTCGCCGCCTGGAAGTGGTGGGACAAGCAGGCCAACCCCGACTGGCTGGTCGAGCCGCCGGCCGCGACCGAGGTGCCCGAGACGGGCCGGCTGACGTCCGTGGACGGCAGCGGCCAGTCCGTCCTGGACCCGGAGGTCCAGGCGAAGGAGGCCGAGGAGGACGCCGCGAAGCACGACGAAGGGCGCTGACGCCGACACCGGCGTGTACCAGTGGTGGGGCGGAAGTTTTCCGCCCCACCGTCGTGTTCACCCGACGGTGTGACTCGACCGGTGCGGCAGGGCCCTGATGCGCCACTGTTCGCAGGGACATGTCTCCGCACCGGATGGACCGCCGCCCTGATGAAGCCCTCGCGCCGTGGGCCGGCCGCCCTGGCCGCCGTACTGCTGCTCCTGGCTTCGGCCTGCACCGCTCGCGCCCCCGAGCCTTCGGCTGCTTCCGCGTACGGCGCGTACGTCGGCTACGAGCCCGCCGACGTGGGCCGTCTCGCCGAACTCGGCGCTTGGCTCGGCGGGCCCGCGCCCCGGGTCGGGCACGTGTATCTGCCTGGCGACCGCTGGAGCAACATCGAGGGTGCGCCGGGCTTTCTGGAGTCCTGGGCGTCGTGGCGGCGGGCCGACCCGCGGCGGTTGTTCGTCCTCGACGTGCCGATGCTGGAACGCACCGAGGCCGACCTCCCGGACAGCACGGTCCGCACCGAGCTGCGGCGTGGGGCGGCCGGCGCCTACGACGACCACTTCCGCACCCTGGCCCGCCGGCTGACGGCTCTCGGCGTCCCGGACACGATCGTCGTGCTCGGCTGGGAGATGAACGGCACCACCTACACCCACCGCTGCGGCCCGGACCCGGCCGCGTGGAAGGCGTACTGGTCGAGGATCGTGCGCGCGATGCGCTCGGTACCCGGTCAGCGCTTCCGTTTCGAGTTCACGCCCACCCGCGGCCGCGACGCGATCGCGTGGCCGCGCTGCTATCCGGGCGACGAGGTCGTCGACATCATCGGCATGGACGCCTACGACGCCCCGCGCGGCCTGCGCTTCACCGACCAGGTGAGCGAGCCGTACGGCCTGCTCGCCCATGTCCGCTTCGCCCGCGCCCACGGCAAGCCGTTCTCGTACCAGGAGTGGGGCCTGTACGAGAACGGCGACAACCCGGAGTATGTGCGCGGCATGCTCACGTGGTTCGCCCGGGAGCGTCCCCTCTACCAGGCCATCACCGACTACTGCCCGCACGGTGTGTGGGGCTGCCGGACCCATCCGAGGTCGTCGGCGGTCTACCGCTCGCTGATGAAGTAGGCCGGTGCGTCCGGGCCTGCCGACGGGGTGCCGCTCGCGCCGGCGCCGGCGCGTAGTGCGGCCACCAGAGGTGGACGTCGGTGGCCGGGGCCGTCGAGGCGAGCAACGCGGGACACGTCAGTCAGGGCAGGACGCGACCAGTATGCCGAACCGGCTCCCGCCCCGCGCACGAAAAACCCCTCCGCCCGCGTATCCGCAGGTCGGAGGGGTTTTCTGAAGTGGAGCCTAGGGGAGTCGAACCCCTGACATCTGCCATGCAAAGACAGCGCTCTACCAACTGAGCTAAGGCCCCGGGAAGAGAAACGTCCGCCGGAAAACCACGTACCGGTGGGCGCCGCAGACCAGAGTACCGGGTCACCCCCAGTATTCCGCAAAAGGATTGGGGGTCCCCGCGAACGACCACTCTCCGTAAGATGCTCGGCGTGGTTCGCTGTCGCGAACCACGGTTTTTTGGGGAAGCGATGGGGAGACGCACATGGACGCCGCACAGCAGGAAGCGACCGCAAGAGCGCGGGAACTGCAGCGGAACTGGTATGGGGAGCCGCTGGGGGCGCTCTTCCGTAAGCTCATAGACGACCTCGGCCTCAACCAGGCTCGTCTCGCGGGGGTACTGGGGCTGTCGGCTCCGATGCTGTCTCAGCTGATGAGCGGTCAGCGGGCGAAGATCGGCAATCCCGCCGTGGTCCAGCGGGTACAGCTGCTGCAGGATCTGGCGGGGCAGGTCGCGGACGGCAGCGTGAGCGCGGCCGAGGCGACCGAGCGCATGGACGAGATCAAGAAGTCGCAGGGGGGCTCGGTGCTCAGCAACACCACGACCACGACGAGCAGTTCGGGAGCGCCGACGGTCAAGCGGGTCGTCCGCGAGATCCAGTCGCTGCTGCGCTCGGTGGCTGCCGCCGGAGACATCATCGACGCGGCGGACACTCTCGCCCCGACCCACCCGGAACTGGCAGAGTTCCTCCGGGTCTACGGCGCCGGCCGCACCTCCGACGCGGTCACGCACTACCAGTCCCACCAGAACTGAGCCGTCCGCCCGGTAGCCGAAGGGGGTTCGGCAGCCGGGCCGGGGGCTGTGCAGGCGGCACGGAGGAGCGCGGGGGGTCGCGCTTCTCGCCGGGGGCTGACATACGGGGGTGTGTCAGCCGTCGAGGAGACGAGGAACACGGGGCCGTATCTCTCATCCGGGAGGCCACGAGGGGTCGTATCGCTCATCGAGGGGGAAGCAAGGGGGTAGCCGCAGGGGGAGGAGCGACGCGCAGTCATGGGTGAGGTGTTCGCCGGCCGGTACGAACTGGCCGATCCGATCGGACGCGGAGGCGTCGGCGCCGTCTGGCGTGCCTGGGACCACCGGCGCCGCCGCTATGTGGCCGCCAAGGTGCTGCTGCAGAGCGACGCGCACTCCCTGCTGCGCTTCGTCCGCGAACAGGCCCTGCGGATCGATCATCCCCATGTGCTGGCGCCCGCCAGCTGGGCCGCCGACGACGACAAGGTCCTGTTCACCATGGACCTGGTCGCCGGCGGCTCGCTGGTCCATCTGGTCGGGGACTACGGTCCCCTGCCACCGGTCTTCGTCTGCACTCTGCTCGACCAACTCCTCGCGGGGCTGGCCGCGGTGCACGCGGAAGGCGTCGTGCATCGTGACATCAAGCCCGCCAACATCCTGCTCGAAGCCACCGGTACCTCCCGCCCGCGACTGCGGCTGTCCGACTTCGGCATCGCCATGCGGCTGGGCGAGCCGCGCCTGACGGAGACCAACCTCGTCGTGGGCACGCCCGGCTATCTCGCCCCCGAGCAGATGATGGGTGCGGAACCGGACTTCCCCGCCGACCTGTTCGCCGTCGGCCTGGTCGCGCTGTACCTCCTGGAGGGTGCCAAGCCCGACGCCAAGGCACTCATCCAGTACTTCGCCGCCCACGGCACCCCCGGAGCGCCGCACGGTGTCCCCGAACCGCTCTGGCAGCTCGTGGCCTCGCTCCTCCAGCCGGACCCCCAAGCCCGCTTCCGCACCGCCACGGGGGCCCGCAAAGCCCTCGCCGCGGCCAGAGAACTCCTTCCGGAGCCCGGCCCCGACGACGAGTCCATCGAAATCTTCGACCAACTCGGCCCCCTGCCCCCCGGGTTCGACCCGGAAGGCCCCCTCAAGCGAGCCCCGGGCGTGGACCCGGACAGGACACGGAACGGGGTCTCCGGGGCGGCGGGGAGAGATCCGCGCTTCGGGACTGGTGACGTAAGCGGTGGGTTTTTTGGGGGCAGCGTGCCCTCCGGGGGCGGAGGAGGCGGGGTGCCTTCCGGCGCCGGCGGAGGAAGCGCGGGGGCTTTTGCCGCTGGCGGAGAAGGCGGGGCGGCTGACTGGCGTGGGGCTGGTGCTGGGGCCGGTACCGGACCGGGTGCCGGTGGCGGCTCCGGTGCTTCGGCTGGGCCCAGCGCTGGTGTGGGGTCGGGAGCCGGCTCGGGCGACGGTGTTGGGTCCGGTGCTGGTGCCGACGTTGCCTTCGGTGCCGGTGAGGCGGACGGGGCGCCTTCTTGGGCCGGCCGGGACCACGGCGAGGCGTCTCGGCCCGGTGCGGCCCAGGGGAGCGGTGGGGCATCCTCCTGGTTCGGTGAGGGATACGGGGCGGGCTCCCAGCCCGGTGAAGCGGGCGGAGCTCCCTTCCGGCCGGGCGAAGGGAATGGGCCAGCCTCCTCCCCGCCCGGTGAAGCAGGCGGGGCCCCCTACCGGCCGGGCGAACGAAATGGGCCGACCTCCTCCCCGCCCGGTGAAGCGGCTGGGGCCCCCTTCCAACACCGCGAAGGGAATGGGCCAGCCTCCTCCCCGCCCGGTGAAGCAGACGGAGCCCCCTACCGACTCGGCGAAGGGAATGGGTGGTCCTCCCAGCCCGGAATGCCAGGCGGGGTGCCCTCCTGGCACGGCGGAGAGAGTGGAGTACCTCCCCACCCACGCGAGGCCAGTGACGCGCCCAGCCAGCGAGGTGGGGCGAACGGCGCTTCTTACCCACATGGTGAAGCGCACGGCGTTGGACACCAGCCTGGTGCGACGAACGGGCCTGTGTCCCGGCCCGGTGAGGACAGCGGGTCGCCCTGGCCCGGCCAGAGCAACGCCGCGCCTTGGCCCAGTGAAGGCAACGAAGCGGCCCGACCCAGCGAGGGAAGCGAATCCCCCTGGCCCGGCGAAAGAAACGCCGCGCCCTGGCCCAGCGAAGGCAACCAAGCAGCCCGGCGTTCCGAGGAGGGCACCGAATCGCCCCGGCGCGGCGAGAAAAGCCGCTCCCCCCTCCCCGGAGAAAGAAGGGCCACGTCCTGGCCCAGCGAAGGCAACCGAGCAGCCCGGCGTTCCCGCGACGGCAGTCCCGTATCCAGCCCTGCCGAAGGAAACACGCCGCCCTGGTCCGATGAGGCGAACTCGACGTCCTGGCCCAGAGAATCGAACCCGGCGCCTTGGCCCGAGCGAGCCAACCCCTCCTGGGCCGGCGAGGCAGGCTCCGTACCATCCCCAGGCGCCAACGCCCCAGCCGCTCGCCCCGCCACCGGCACGGGAGGCACCGACGCGCCTTTCCCGAGCACCGCCCCCGGAGCGGGCCCCGAAACACCCTGGTCCATGCACCACACCCCACCCGCCCCCACCCAGCCACCCTCGGTGTCGGACACCGGCAGCTTCCATCTGCCACCGCCCCGGCCCACGGACTCCCGCTCCCAGCCCTCCACCCCACCGGAGCACCAGGCACAGTCGCATCACCACCATCCGCAGGCCCAAAGCCAGCCATACCGGCCTGCCCCGAACCACTCCGCCTACATCTCCCCCCACGACCCCACACCCCCGACTCACGTCCTGCCCTCCCCTCAACCCCACGCCCACCGCTTCCCCACGCAGGCCTCGACACCAGTCCCACACCAGCCCCACGCTGATACCTCTACTGCTTCGTACACCGCTCAGAGCCCGCAGGTTCCACCCCCCGCCCCGTCACTTTCGCGAGCGCGCCGCAGCGGCCCCCCAGCAAAGGTGGCGATCCCGCTCCTGCTCCTGGCCCTGGCCTGCTACGCCGTGGGGTTCTGGGCACTCACCCAGATCTGAGGACCCGGCACCTCGGACAGACCGCAATCCCAAGCCGCCCGCGCCACGGGGAGCCCACCTGCAGTCCCGCATCCCCCACAGAGGCGCCCCAGACGCAGGCCTGACTCACCCTCGCCCCGATTCCCACGCGGGCACCGACCGGCGGCATGGCGGCCACACGCAATCCGGAGAACCCCGCGATCCCCCGCCCCGGTATTCCCAAGGCCCCAGCACCCCATGGGCCCTGCATCCCCAAAGCCCCAGCCCGCAGGCCCCGCAGCCCGCAGCCCGCAGCCCGCAGCCCGCAGCACAAGCCAAACGCCTGGCAGGCCCGACCCCGCCATCCCCCCTACACCCCGGCAGCCCTCCGCCGCCCCACCACAACCCACACCCCGAGCACCACCAACACCACGGTCCCCGCCCCGATCCCCCCGACGGCCACCAGTTTCATTCCGGCATCACCGCCACCGCCGTCACCGTCGCCCGAGTCCGTCTCGCCCGCCGCCCCAGCGCCCCGACCGAGAAGCCCCACCTGGAAGATTCCCGACGGCTTGGACTGTCCCGCGTAACCGGGCCCGGCCGTCGCCTGCCCCTTCACCCGCACACGCAGCATCAGTCCGACCGGCCCGTCGCCGAACTCCTCGCCCACCCGCGCAGCGAGATGCACGACGAGGTAGTAGGCCCCGGCGAACCGCATCCCGTTCACTCGGTCGGAAACGGCGTACCGGTTGTCGTACCCCACCGGCGGAAGGGCAGCGAGGGCACCCGACTTCTGGCTGCCGTTGTAACTGATGCTGGTGGCGTCGACGAGTCCGCGCACGGGGTTGTACAGCGCCAGATTCACGCCCCCCGGCACGAAGCCCCCACCCGCCCCGCCGCCGCTCGAACTGCTCAGGTCGGCAGTGGCGTACACCTGCTGTCCCCAGTCGACCGGCACTTCGTAGAACAGCGTCTGGCCGGGCCTCACGTCGTCGCGCCAGACCCCCTGCTCCAGCGCGGTCGCCGAGCCGAATCCCCCGCCACCCCGCACCCGCACGTCAGCACCCGCGGGAGGCGAGGGCGTGCCCGAGTCCCAGGCCTCGGGCGCGCTGGTCGAACCGGCCTTCCGCAACCGCGGTTCCAGCACGGGCGCGAGCTCCAGGTCCCAGTCGCCCGGCGAGGACTCGGTACGCAGCACCCGCTCGACGACGACGTAGTAGGTACCGGCGCCCTGGCACAGCGACCGGCTCGGCGAGAGCTGACGAGCGCCCCACACAGTGAGGGGTCGCGGGCTGCGGCCGGCGCCGATGCTGGCGGTGTCCGCCGCGGAGCAGGAACGGCCGTCGGCGTCCTGCACGGACACCCTGACGCCTTCGGTGGGGGTGACCGCCCCGTCCGTCGGGGGTACGGCCGTCGCGGCGACGTACACGGTCGACGTGCCGTCGAGGGTGAGGCGGTAGTAGACCTTGCCGTCACTCGGCAGCGAACTCCGGTAGGTCGTGCCGGGTTCAAGGCGCTCGGCGTCCGCGGTGTCCGCCGCGCCGGTGACCGAAGGGGCGTCTTCGGCGAAGGCGTACGAGGAAGCCGTTGCAGAGGAAGAAGGAGAAGCGGAGGTGGAAGGAGAGGCAAGGGTGGAGGGAGAGGCAAGGGGAGACGTGGAGGGCGATGCGGAGGCGGCGAAGCCAGGAGACACCGGCGCACCGGTCACCGCGCCCAGCACGATCCCCACGACGGCCACCCGCCACCACGCCGTACGGCGCCCCACGACGGCCACCCGCCACCACGCCGTACGCCACCCCATCCCGCGCCTACCCCTCCGTGCCCGCGCCCGAGCTCCCACGACCGTCACCGATGCGACACGACCAGCTGTGGGGCCGGCCGTGGCCCATCCTGCCCCGCCGGACCGCCACCCACCCTCGCAATCCGTACGACCGTCCGAAACCCCCGCCTCCGACCCCGGGCAACACAAAACCCCGACCGCAACAACGGCCGGGGTCTGTTCAGAATCGGATCTCTGTACTCACGAACCCGTGGGCACGGAGTCAGTCGCCTCCGTCCACAGATCCTGCTCGGCGCGATCCGCCTGGATCTGGCGGTACACGAGGAGCCCGCCGATGGCGGCCAGTGCGACCAGGAGAAGCTTCTTCACCGCGCGACCTCGTCTTTCCTTGACGTTAGGGGACCTCTGGCGCCCGACTATACACACCGACCGATACCGATCGGTGACCTGTGTCCGGGCCCTCAACTCCCGTCGCGAGCGGCCCAGTAGAAGCGGAACAGGCACCTCCGATCAGAGGGTGATCACACCTCCACAGACGGTCACTTCGGCACATATAGTCCTGCTTCTCCCATTTTTCTCCCCTTATGCACCCATCCGTGTGGTGTTCATCCGAAGATCGACGCGCCACAGGCTCGGGTCCGTGATTTCGCGACGCCCATACACATCATGAGGAAAGTACGCAAATCGAACCGACCCGAAAGTGAGGGACCATGGCCCTGAACAAGGTCATGAAGCTGTGGACCGTCGTCATCACCGCCTTCCTCGCGCTGTTCACGGCGCTCGGACTCATCACGACGACCGCCGCCGCTGCCGTACCGCAGACCCAGCCGGCCCGCAACAGCGCCGTCGCACACCCGGAGCCCCTGGCGATGTCGAACGGCCTCTGGTCCTACGTCAGGTCCCTGCCCCCCACGATGAAGCAGCGCATCCGGGCCGAGGCCCACGGCAAGACCCCCAGCTGCCGCCCCCGCTCCCTCGCCGACACCGACACGGCCGCGAACGCGGAAACAGACGCAGCCGAACCGGCCGCAGCGGGCTGTGCCTGACGTCACGGCACTCCACAGCAGCACCCGAGAAACACCTTAAGAGAAGCGAATACGCACCAAAGACGGATCAAAGACGGATCGAAGCAGCACCGAAGAAATGACGACGTCGCGCACAGCACCGCACGGAAACATCCGCCCGTACGCCGAAGACCCCCAACCGGAACCGGCTGAAGGTCTTCGTGTCCGGCAGAGCCAAGAGGATGGGCTCCGGAGGACGCAGCACACGATGGACGCGCCATCCGTGTGCGCCGGCCCCAGCCCTCGCTCAGGCGTTCTCACTGACGCCGTTGGCCCAGCACACAGAACTCGTTGCCTTCAGGGTCTGCCATGACGACCCACGACTGGTCACCCTGACCGATGTCGACACGCCTGGCACCATGAGCTTCAAGGCGAGCCACCTCGGCGGCCTGGTCATCAGGCCTGAAGTCGAGATGCAGCCGACTTTTGACCTTCTTGCTCTCGGCGATCCTGACGAAGTCCAACCCCGGCAGGCGATCCGGCTCCGGGCGGATCTCGAACTCCTCATCGGAGGAGTGGACGACCACCCAGCCAAGAGCCTCGGCCCACCACTGCCCCAGGGCCGCCGGATCCACCGAGTGAACGATTACCTGTTCCCATTCCAAGGTCATCTGCCGAGTCTAGACAGACGTGACGCGGCCCCCGCGACTGATGTTCGTGGTAGATGACAAAAACCCCCAACCAAGATCGGCTGGGGGCTTTCGTGCTGGTGGGGCTAACAGGATTTGAACCTGTGGCCTCATCCTTATCAGGGATGCGCTCTAACCAACTGAGCTATAGCCCCGCCGCGCTCTGCGGAGTGTGTCCCGCGCGCTGACTCCTGAAGATTAGCGCACGACGTGGGCAGTCCCAAAATCGGTTCCCCGAGGACCGCCTCCGCAGGTTTGAGGCAGCGTTACTCGTCCTCCGCCAGCGTCAGCTCGACGCCGCCGACGAAGCCCGCCGAGAGGTTGTAGATGAACGCGCCGAGGGTCGCGAGAGCCGTCGCGAGGACGACGTCGATGACCGCGATGATCGACGTGAACATCAGGACGTTCGGCAGGGAGAGGAACGCCTGGAGGTCGAAGCCGTTCGACTCGTTCGAGCCGGTCGCCTCGGAGATCGTCCCGCCGACCGTCGAGAAGACGCCCATCGCGTCCATGACCATCCACAGCACTGCGGCCGCGACGATCGTGCAGATGCCCAGCGCGATGGAGAGCAGGAAGCTGACCTTCATGACGGACCACGGGTCGGCCTTGGCCACCCGCAGACGTGCCTTGCGGGTACGGGGCGTGGTGCGCGCGCCGGTGCGCGGGCGTCGTACGGCACCGGCCGGGGTCGCCTGCGTCGGGTAGGCCTGCGGTGGGTGGTACGGACCGGCCTGCTGCTGCGGCCGGCGTTCCCCCGGCAGCGGAGAGGGCGAAGGCTGGGGCTGCACCGCGGGCTGGTGCTGCGGCTGAGCCGCCCCCTTCGGCGGTGCGGCGGGTGCCGTCGGCTGGGCCGGCGGCTGGGTGTCCGTCACAGGTCCCCCCTGGGATCCATGAGTCTCGGGCGAGCGCGAGTCCGTCGCGGGCGGCTTGATCGCCTTGAGTTGAGTCGTGTGCGTATCTGTTGGCTGTGTTCCTGCCGCACGCGCGGCAGAGCCACGGCCGCCGCCGTCCGCCTCCGAGCCGGGGGAAGACCCCGTAGAGGTTCCGGTCGATCCGGCGCCCGTGGCTCCGCTCACGATGACTCACTCCTCGTGCTACTCGGCCGAGGGTGCCTCACCCTCGTCCGTGCCGATGGTCGCGGCGGCACCCTCGACGGCCTCGTCGTCGGCCACATCGCCGTCGACCTCCTCCGCCTCACGTCCCGCCTCGGCGTTACGTGCGATGCCGACCACGGCATCGCGCTTGCCCAGGTTGATCAGTTGGACGCCCATGGTGTCACGGCCCGTCTCCCTGACCCCGCTGACTCGCGTACGAATCACACCGCCGGACAGCGTGATGGCGAGGATCTCGTCGGTCTCCTCGACCACCAGCGCTCCGACGAGCGATCCGCGGTCCTCCACGATCTTGGCGGCCTTGATGCCGAGGCCGCCGCGACCCTGGACGCGGTACTCGTCGACGGGGGTCCGCTTCGCGTACCCGCCGTCCGTAGCAGTGAACACGAACGTACCGGGTCGAACAACATTCATCGAGAGCAGCTCGTCTCCCTCACGGAAGCTCATGCCCTTGACACCCGAGGTGGCACGGCCCATGGGACGCAGGGTGTCGTCCGAGGCGGTGAACCTGATCGACTGCGCCTTCTTGCTGATCAGAAGCAGATCGCTGTCGGCCGAGACGAGTTCGGCACCGATCAGTTCGTCGTCCGAACCGTCCTCGCGCTCACGCAGATTGATGGCGATGACGCCGCCGGAACGCGGAGAGTCGTAATCCTTCAGTGACGTCTTCTTGACCAGACCCGCCTTCGTGGCGAGCACCAGGTACGGCGCCGCGTCGTAGTCGCGGATCGCGAGGATCTCGGCGATCGCCTCGTCCGGCTGGAAGGCCAGCAGGTTGGCGACGTGCTGTCCACGCGCGTCACGGCCGGCGTCCGGCAGTTCGTACGCCTTGGCCCGATAGACGCGGCCCTTGTTGGTGAAGAACAGCAGCCAGTGGTGCGTCGTGGAGACGAAGAAGTGGTCGACGATGTCGTCTTCCTTCAGCTTCGTGCCGCGCACACCCTTGCCGCCGCGCTTCTGGGCGCGGTAGTCGACGGTCTTGGTGCGCTTGACGTAACCGCCGCGCGACACCGTGACGACGATGTCCTCCTCGGCGATGAGGTCCTCGATGGACATGTCGCCGTCGTAGGGCACCAGCATCGTCTTGCGGTCGTCGCCGTACTTCTCGACGATCGCGGTGAGTTCGGCGCTCACGATGCCGCGCTGACGGACCGGCGAGGCCAGGATCTCGTTGTACTCGGTGATCTTTGCCTGGAGTTCGTCGTGCTCCTGGACGATCTTCTGGCGCTCCAGGGCGGCGAGTCGGCGCAGCTGCATCTCGAGGATGGCGTTGGCCTGGATCTCGTCGATCTCCAGGAGCTCCATCAGGCCCGTGCGCGCGATGTCGACGGTGTCGCTGCGCCGGATCAGCGCGATGACGTCGTCGATGGCGTCCAGGGCCTTGAGGAGGCCGCGCAGGATGTGCGCCCGCTCCTCGGCCTTGCGCAGCCGGAACTTCGTACGGCGGACGATGACCTCGATCTGGTGCGCCACCCAGTGCCGGATGAACGCGTCCAGCGAGAGGGTGCGGGGGACGCCGTCGACGAGCGCCAGCATGTTGGCGCCGAAGTTCGACTGCAGGTCCGTGTGCTTGTACAGGTTGTTCAGTACGACCTTGGCGACCGCGTCACGCTTCAGAACGATCACGAGCCGCTGGCCCGTACGCGACGACGTCTCGTCCCGGACGTCCGCGATGCCGCCGACCTTGCCGTCCTTCACCAGGTCGGCGATCTTCTGCGCGAGGTTGTCGGGGTTGGTCTGGTACGGCAGTTCCGTGACCACCAGGCACTGGCGGTTCTGGATCTCCTCGACCTCGACGACCGCGCGCATGGTGATCGAGCCGCGACCGGTGCGGTACGCCTCCTCGATGCCCTTGCGGCCCACGACGAGCGCGCCGGTCGGGAAGTCGGGGCCCTTGATGCGCTCGATGAGGGCGTCCAGGAGCTCCTCGTGCGAGGCCTCCGGGTTCTCCAGGTACCACTGGGCGCCGGAAGCGACCTCGCGCAGGTTGTGCGGCGGGATGTTGGTCGCCATGCCGACCGCGATACCGGCCGAGCCGTTGATCAGCAGGTTCGGGAAGCGGGCCGGCAGGACGGTCGGCTCCTGGGAGCGGCCGTCGTAGTTGTCCGTGAAGTCGACGGTCTCCTCGTCGATGTCACGGACCATCTCCATCGACAGCGGCGCGAGCTTGCACTCGGTGTAGCGCATCGCCGCCGCCGGGTCGTTGCCCGGGGAGCCGAAGTTGCCGTTGGAGTCCACCAGCGGCATCCGCATCGACCACGGCTGGGCGAGGCGCACCAGGGCGTCGTAGATCGAGGAGTCGCCGTGGGGGTGGTAGTTGCCCATGACGTCGCCGACCACGCGCGCGCACTTGTAGAAGCCGCGCTCGGGGCGGTAGCCGCCGT
Encoded proteins:
- a CDS encoding DUF6344 domain-containing protein, whose product is MALNKVMKLWTVVITAFLALFTALGLITTTAAAAVPQTQPARNSAVAHPEPLAMSNGLWSYVRSLPPTMKQRIRAEAHGKTPSCRPRSLADTDTAANAETDAAEPAAAGCA
- a CDS encoding DLW-39 family protein — protein: MKKLLLVALAAIGGLLVYRQIQADRAEQDLWTEATDSVPTGS
- a CDS encoding VOC family protein — protein: MTLEWEQVIVHSVDPAALGQWWAEALGWVVVHSSDEEFEIRPEPDRLPGLDFVRIAESKKVKSRLHLDFRPDDQAAEVARLEAHGARRVDIGQGDQSWVVMADPEGNEFCVLGQRRQ
- a CDS encoding DUF3566 domain-containing protein, producing MSGATGAGSTGTSTGSSPGSEADGGGRGSAARAAGTQPTDTHTTQLKAIKPPATDSRSPETHGSQGGPVTDTQPPAQPTAPAAPPKGAAQPQHQPAVQPQPSPSPLPGERRPQQQAGPYHPPQAYPTQATPAGAVRRPRTGARTTPRTRKARLRVAKADPWSVMKVSFLLSIALGICTIVAAAVLWMVMDAMGVFSTVGGTISEATGSNESNGFDLQAFLSLPNVLMFTSIIAVIDVVLATALATLGAFIYNLSAGFVGGVELTLAEDE
- the gyrA gene encoding DNA gyrase subunit A, whose product is MADENTPVTSEEGGVIAQRVEPVGLETEMQRSYLDYAMSVIVSRALPDVRDGLKPVHRRVLYAMYDGGYRPERGFYKCARVVGDVMGNYHPHGDSSIYDALVRLAQPWSMRMPLVDSNGNFGSPGNDPAAAMRYTECKLAPLSMEMVRDIDEETVDFTDNYDGRSQEPTVLPARFPNLLINGSAGIAVGMATNIPPHNLREVASGAQWYLENPEASHEELLDALIERIKGPDFPTGALVVGRKGIEEAYRTGRGSITMRAVVEVEEIQNRQCLVVTELPYQTNPDNLAQKIADLVKDGKVGGIADVRDETSSRTGQRLVIVLKRDAVAKVVLNNLYKHTDLQSNFGANMLALVDGVPRTLSLDAFIRHWVAHQIEVIVRRTKFRLRKAEERAHILRGLLKALDAIDDVIALIRRSDTVDIARTGLMELLEIDEIQANAILEMQLRRLAALERQKIVQEHDELQAKITEYNEILASPVRQRGIVSAELTAIVEKYGDDRKTMLVPYDGDMSIEDLIAEEDIVVTVSRGGYVKRTKTVDYRAQKRGGKGVRGTKLKEDDIVDHFFVSTTHHWLLFFTNKGRVYRAKAYELPDAGRDARGQHVANLLAFQPDEAIAEILAIRDYDAAPYLVLATKAGLVKKTSLKDYDSPRSGGVIAINLREREDGSDDELIGAELVSADSDLLLISKKAQSIRFTASDDTLRPMGRATSGVKGMSFREGDELLSMNVVRPGTFVFTATDGGYAKRTPVDEYRVQGRGGLGIKAAKIVEDRGSLVGALVVEETDEILAITLSGGVIRTRVSGVRETGRDTMGVQLINLGKRDAVVGIARNAEAGREAEEVDGDVADDEAVEGAAATIGTDEGEAPSAE
- a CDS encoding glycoside hydrolase family 26 protein translates to MKPSRRGPAALAAVLLLLASACTARAPEPSAASAYGAYVGYEPADVGRLAELGAWLGGPAPRVGHVYLPGDRWSNIEGAPGFLESWASWRRADPRRLFVLDVPMLERTEADLPDSTVRTELRRGAAGAYDDHFRTLARRLTALGVPDTIVVLGWEMNGTTYTHRCGPDPAAWKAYWSRIVRAMRSVPGQRFRFEFTPTRGRDAIAWPRCYPGDEVVDIIGMDAYDAPRGLRFTDQVSEPYGLLAHVRFARAHGKPFSYQEWGLYENGDNPEYVRGMLTWFARERPLYQAITDYCPHGVWGCRTHPRSSAVYRSLMK
- a CDS encoding helix-turn-helix domain-containing protein encodes the protein MDAAQQEATARARELQRNWYGEPLGALFRKLIDDLGLNQARLAGVLGLSAPMLSQLMSGQRAKIGNPAVVQRVQLLQDLAGQVADGSVSAAEATERMDEIKKSQGGSVLSNTTTTTSSSGAPTVKRVVREIQSLLRSVAAAGDIIDAADTLAPTHPELAEFLRVYGAGRTSDAVTHYQSHQN